Proteins co-encoded in one Thermodesulfobacteriota bacterium genomic window:
- a CDS encoding carbamoyltransferase N-terminal domain-containing protein has protein sequence MNILGISAFFHDSAAALIRDGEIVAAAQEERFTRRKHDPDFPRNAIAYCLTAGEINSSQLDYVVFYEKPLVKFDRILETYLAFTPRGFESFQRAMPLWVNHKLDMPKAILDELGAEFSGQLCFTDHHESHAASAFFPSPFEDAAILTLDAVGEWGTSSIGTGRGNKITLTHEMRFPHSLGMLYTAFTYYTGFKVNSGEYKLMGLAPYGQPKYVDAILEKIADIREDGSLWLDMSY, from the coding sequence ACATTCTAGGAATATCAGCGTTCTTTCACGATTCTGCTGCGGCTTTGATACGAGACGGTGAGATTGTTGCGGCCGCCCAAGAGGAGCGTTTTACTCGCCGTAAGCACGATCCCGATTTCCCCCGCAACGCCATCGCTTACTGTCTTACTGCAGGTGAGATCAATTCTAGTCAGCTTGACTATGTTGTCTTCTATGAAAAACCTTTAGTTAAGTTTGATCGTATACTTGAAACGTATCTTGCGTTTACTCCAAGGGGCTTTGAATCATTCCAGAGAGCGATGCCGCTTTGGGTAAATCATAAGTTGGATATGCCTAAAGCAATTTTAGATGAACTTGGCGCTGAATTCAGTGGACAACTCTGCTTCACGGATCATCATGAATCTCATGCTGCCAGCGCGTTTTTCCCTTCCCCGTTTGAGGATGCCGCCATTTTGACCCTTGACGCGGTAGGTGAATGGGGAACCAGTTCAATCGGTACGGGGCGCGGGAACAAAATTACTCTTACACACGAAATGCGTTTTCCTCACTCTTTAGGGATGCTATACACGGCGTTCACATATTATACTGGGTTCAAGGTGAATTCCGGTGAATACAAGCTTATGGGGCTTGCACCATATGGCCAGCCCAAGTATGTGGATGCGATCTTGGAGAAGATTGCAGACATTCGAGAAGACGGCTCTCTTTGGCTGGACATGTCGTAT